A genome region from Conger conger chromosome 16, fConCon1.1, whole genome shotgun sequence includes the following:
- the LOC133114103 gene encoding G-protein coupled receptor 183-like translates to MDLTPSLYSPNGTFIPSSPPPQNNSSTNDKPFSVFDGCEEMIEGVLFDLAVQVFNVFLGLPANFMVLVILVRNRREASTSDIFIFLLAIMDAYFGIMVPFSFLNLYLWKSKEGWRAIKFMYGVKDTSGPLFLSCICLDRFLAVLFPITFSRLKAHKYRVGCSVVVLLLTFSYAAAKAVGGLPNFEKVFTSEILAAFMLMVLCNGSILWALKRSRAGKDEMHPMKKKAFKMVLSILCIIIFNYLPPVALFPFQDHYTPDVFRCYVQPAGFSFVNISCSMQPLIYLSRVENLPCLQCLRFRKQAAAAAPAPAPTASTTSTADAPAEATPANPSPA, encoded by the coding sequence ATGGatctgacaccctccctctacTCGCCGAACGGCACCTTcatcccctcctctccaccGCCCCAGAACAACAGCTCCACAAACGACAAGCCCTTCAGCGTGTTCGACGGCTGCGAAGAGATGATCGAGGGCGTGCTCTTTGACCTGGCAGTGCAGGTCTTCAACGTCTTCCTGGGCCTCCCCGCCAACTTCATGGTGCTGGTGATCCTGGTGCGGAACCGCCGAGAGGCCTCGACCTCCGACATCTTCATCTTCCTGCTGGCCATCATGGACGCCTACTTCGGTATCATGGTGCCCTTCAGCTTCCTCAACCTCTACCTGTGGAAGAGCAAAGAGGGCTGGCGGGCCATCAAGTTCATGTACGGGGTGAAGGACACCAGCGGGCCCCTCTTCCTGTCCTGCATCTGCCTGGACCGCTTCTTGGCCGTCCTCTTCCCCATCACCTTCAGCCGCCTCAAGGCCCACAAGTACCGGGTGGGCTGCTCCGTGGTGGTGCTCCTGCTCACCTTCAGCTACGCCGCCGCCAAGGCCGTGGGCGGCCTGCCCAACTTCGAGAAGGTGTTCACCAGCGAGATCCTGGCGGCCTTCATGCTGATGGTGCTGTGCAACGGCTCCATCCTGTGGGCGCTCAAGCGCTCGCGGGCTGGCAAGGACGAGATGCACCCCATGAAGAAGAAGGCCTTCAAGATGGTGCTGTCCATCCTGTGCATCATCATCTTTAACTACCTGCCCCCGGTGGCCCTGTTCCCCTTCCAGGACCACTACACGCCCGACGTCTTCCGCTGCTACGTCCAGCCCGCGGGGTTCTCCTTCGTCAACATCAGCTGCAGCATGCAGCCCCTCATCTACCTGTCACGCGTGGAGAACCTGCCCTGCCTCCAGTGTCTCCGCTTCCGAAAGCaggccgccgccgccgcccctGCACCTGCGCCTACTGCGTCGACCACGTCGACCGCCGACGCACCCGCCGAGGCCACGCCCGCCAACCCCTCTCCTGCGTAG